The following are from one region of the Ruficoccus sp. ZRK36 genome:
- a CDS encoding hydroxyacid dehydrogenase, with protein MQDAGQPPLAAATTATISSPVAEERILFAINPLEIKTFFPEGIPEFGSKECIQWEVHDTRFISGEEWESLLQDFSPTVIVSAWTTPRITENILNSSWFSVKYICHLPGSVKKLLPPLAFEKDLLISNWGSLASDAVAEHALLLVMACLRRLPQWNPVMRLEGSDYQEQRVEMQTRTLYGKRVGLHGFGKVARELVNLLKPFKVKLSAYSEGVPHAFMREHGVKPCDSLATLFAENQVLIECEALTQENQGSVDAHVLEQLDTGDVLVNVGRGAIIDEDALLRRIQAGGIRVGLDVFSSEPIGADSPFWQVPDVLYSPHIAGPAQDGFGLCSELARANIDRYLKGLPVEAQVTLEEYQRST; from the coding sequence ATGCAAGACGCAGGCCAGCCCCCCTTAGCTGCAGCAACTACGGCGACGATTTCTTCGCCCGTGGCTGAGGAGCGTATTCTATTTGCGATCAACCCTTTGGAGATAAAGACATTCTTCCCGGAGGGCATCCCTGAGTTTGGCTCCAAGGAGTGCATCCAGTGGGAAGTGCACGATACGCGCTTCATCTCAGGGGAAGAGTGGGAGAGCCTGCTGCAGGATTTTTCGCCTACGGTCATCGTGTCGGCGTGGACCACTCCGCGCATTACCGAAAACATCCTGAATAGCTCCTGGTTTTCCGTAAAATACATCTGCCATCTGCCGGGCTCTGTTAAAAAGCTGTTGCCGCCACTGGCCTTTGAAAAGGATCTGCTGATCAGTAACTGGGGCTCGCTGGCGAGTGACGCCGTTGCCGAGCATGCGCTTTTGCTGGTGATGGCCTGTTTGCGCCGTTTGCCGCAGTGGAATCCGGTCATGCGACTGGAGGGCAGCGATTATCAGGAGCAGCGTGTGGAGATGCAGACGCGGACGCTCTACGGCAAGCGCGTGGGGCTGCACGGCTTTGGCAAGGTCGCCCGTGAGTTGGTGAACCTCCTGAAGCCTTTCAAGGTTAAGCTCTCGGCCTACTCGGAGGGCGTGCCTCACGCATTTATGCGCGAGCACGGTGTAAAGCCCTGCGACTCGCTGGCCACGCTTTTTGCCGAGAATCAGGTCCTCATCGAGTGTGAAGCCCTGACGCAGGAGAATCAGGGCTCTGTCGATGCTCACGTCCTGGAGCAGCTCGATACCGGTGACGTACTGGTCAATGTCGGGCGCGGTGCCATTATCGATGAGGACGCACTGCTACGTCGCATTCAGGCGGGCGGCATCCGGGTCGGTTTGGATGTGTTTTCCAGCGAGCCGATCGGGGCAGATTCTCCCTTCTGGCAGGTGCCGGATGTCCTGTACTCACCCCATATCGCTGGCCCGGCGCAGGACGGTTTTGGCCTGTGCAGCGAGCTGGCCCGTGCGAATATCGACCGTTACCTCAAAGGGCTTCCCGTCGAGGCCCAAGTTACCCTGGAGGAATACCAACGCTCCACCTGA
- a CDS encoding LamG-like jellyroll fold domain-containing protein, which translates to MNKKYMLIAALAASTISLNAQTALYQFDFNDNNLGTTTASTGSSTITADMTYHSSTGDTATNLRGADGSGVSGQAGDYALDLTGATRMGGTSSVPGYGGVVYASTGSMNNATSTTISMWYNASTEVGSFARLFECGYTTIYALGTGEIRVAFRITDGVNQSVDVSDAVLSLTNEWVFFATTYDSATGTAKVYAGSKESGVLSEIASTTLDQGTIANSTGLAIGNNQRGSNERPFQGLMDDVNVWVDESGSAGALSEAQLQGVMSASIPEPSHAAALMCVVVGGMLLLRRRRRA; encoded by the coding sequence ATGAATAAGAAATACATGCTTATCGCCGCACTGGCGGCTTCCACCATCAGTTTGAATGCTCAGACGGCCCTGTACCAGTTTGACTTTAACGACAACAACCTCGGTACGACCACGGCCTCGACCGGCTCCTCCACCATCACGGCAGACATGACCTACCACAGCTCTACCGGTGATACCGCTACGAACCTGCGGGGTGCTGACGGCAGCGGAGTATCTGGCCAGGCCGGTGACTACGCACTCGATCTCACCGGCGCGACCCGGATGGGTGGTACGAGCTCTGTGCCCGGCTACGGTGGCGTAGTCTACGCCTCTACTGGGAGCATGAATAACGCGACCTCCACGACGATCTCCATGTGGTACAATGCCTCCACCGAGGTCGGCAGTTTTGCGCGGCTATTCGAGTGTGGTTATACCACGATCTATGCTCTGGGGACGGGTGAGATCCGTGTCGCTTTCAGAATCACCGATGGGGTGAACCAAAGCGTCGATGTGAGTGACGCGGTTTTATCGCTTACTAACGAATGGGTCTTCTTCGCAACAACCTACGACAGCGCCACCGGGACGGCTAAGGTCTATGCCGGTTCCAAGGAAAGTGGTGTCCTCTCAGAGATTGCCAGCACGACGCTCGACCAGGGCACTATCGCCAACTCGACCGGCCTGGCCATCGGTAACAATCAACGTGGTTCCAACGAACGTCCCTTCCAGGGGCTGATGGACGATGTCAACGTATGGGTCGATGAGAGTGGCTCCGCTGGTGCACTGAGTGAAGCCCAGCTGCAGGGCGTGATGAGCGCATCCATCCCTGAGCCCTCCCACGCTGCCGCGCTGATGTGCGTAGTTGTTGGCGGCATGCTCCTGCTGCGTCGCCGTCGCCGCGCCTAG
- a CDS encoding LacI family DNA-binding transcriptional regulator, with protein sequence MSEKRITQQDIARKAGVHRATVSMALKHHPRIPAATRERILQLAEELGYRPDPMLSALATYRSGQQKHTYQGTLAWLVVHREDIDLKWREIDTYRLYYEGAQHRADKYGYKVEVFELGHNKLSPKRLASMLKARNINGILLCPQPNPWVSMDFPWSDFSLITFGYTLLKPKLHTVTSTQYRAMVQTMTEMHKAGYRRIAFVFDFAQDAKADHNFLAGYLVAQQQIGQPPMLIDYQWRDLKGFKERIEGMRPEAIVTGDFKIHQRTAEIGIRIPEDLPVACVALNSLDSELTGICENSFHIGEIAVERLANMIAHGERGVPELVQRTHIEGQWVPGKTLPQLSQPS encoded by the coding sequence CCCAGCAGGATATTGCCAGAAAAGCAGGGGTTCACCGGGCGACGGTGTCCATGGCCTTGAAGCACCATCCGCGCATACCAGCGGCCACGCGCGAGCGCATCCTGCAGCTGGCGGAGGAGCTGGGGTACCGGCCGGACCCGATGCTGTCCGCGCTGGCTACGTACCGCAGCGGACAGCAGAAACATACCTATCAGGGGACACTCGCCTGGCTGGTCGTTCACCGGGAAGATATCGATTTGAAGTGGAGAGAGATCGATACCTATCGGCTCTACTATGAGGGTGCCCAGCATCGAGCCGACAAGTATGGCTACAAGGTGGAGGTCTTTGAGCTCGGGCATAACAAACTCAGCCCCAAGCGCCTCGCCTCGATGCTTAAGGCACGGAACATCAACGGTATATTGCTTTGCCCTCAGCCCAACCCCTGGGTGTCGATGGACTTTCCATGGTCAGATTTTTCACTGATAACCTTCGGCTATACCTTGCTAAAACCGAAGCTGCACACTGTGACATCTACGCAGTATCGGGCGATGGTGCAGACGATGACGGAAATGCATAAGGCGGGCTATCGCCGTATTGCATTTGTCTTTGATTTTGCTCAGGACGCCAAGGCGGACCACAACTTTCTGGCTGGCTATCTCGTAGCGCAACAGCAGATCGGGCAGCCACCGATGCTCATCGATTACCAGTGGCGGGATTTGAAAGGCTTCAAGGAGCGGATCGAGGGCATGCGGCCCGAAGCCATCGTGACCGGGGATTTTAAGATTCATCAACGGACGGCCGAGATAGGCATCCGTATCCCCGAGGATCTGCCTGTGGCCTGTGTGGCGCTCAACAGCCTCGACTCTGAGCTGACCGGTATCTGCGAAAACTCCTTTCACATCGGTGAAATTGCGGTCGAGCGGTTGGCAAATATGATCGCTCACGGGGAGCGCGGAGTTCCAGAACTCGTTCAACGTACGCACATTGAGGGACAGTGGGTGCCCGGAAAAACGTTGCCCCAGCTCTCCCAGCCATCTTAA